A DNA window from Streptomyces asoensis contains the following coding sequences:
- a CDS encoding tetratricopeptide repeat protein — protein MDTTYRTSGDTEYYAHGTPAERWERARLFFAAKEYTAAARVLTGLVEEVPEQTGPRLLLARSYYHSAQLLRAEAELRTIVERDPVEHYARLMLGRTLERQGRHEEARPHLRVASALSGDFGAAPADV, from the coding sequence GTGGACACGACATACAGGACGAGCGGCGACACCGAGTACTACGCCCACGGAACGCCGGCCGAGCGGTGGGAGCGGGCGCGGCTCTTCTTCGCGGCGAAGGAGTACACGGCGGCCGCGCGGGTGCTCACGGGGCTGGTCGAGGAGGTGCCGGAGCAGACCGGGCCCCGGCTGCTGCTGGCCCGCTCCTACTACCACTCCGCCCAGCTGCTGCGCGCCGAGGCCGAGTTGCGCACGATCGTCGAGCGGGACCCGGTGGAGCACTACGCCCGGCTGATGCTCGGCCGCACCCTGGAGCGGCAGGGGCGGCACGAGGAGGCCCGGCCCCATCTGCGGGTCGCCTCGGCCCTGTCCGGGGACTTCGGCGCGGCTCCGGCCGACGTCTGA
- a CDS encoding TetR/AcrR family transcriptional regulator, with product MSVVLPPCPEPEESTTEPELLHLGPAGDEPCLRADAARNRARLLDAAARLIAEHGAAGVTMEAVAAAANVGKGTVFRRFGDRTGLLTALLDHSERNFQAAFLTGPAPLGPGAEPVERLRAFGVAMLRRAVDELDLQLAAEPGPDRRYSVPPRRVHHSHVALLLREALPDADAELLAHTLMGYLSPVLVHHLTRQCGLPPARLEAGWSELVDRVTSGVTGGPASGPVLRGMP from the coding sequence ATGTCCGTTGTTCTGCCGCCCTGTCCCGAGCCCGAGGAGAGCACGACCGAGCCCGAACTGCTGCACCTGGGGCCGGCCGGTGACGAGCCCTGTCTGCGCGCCGACGCGGCCCGCAACCGGGCCAGGCTGCTGGACGCCGCCGCCCGCCTGATCGCCGAGCACGGCGCGGCAGGGGTCACCATGGAGGCCGTGGCGGCCGCGGCGAACGTGGGCAAGGGCACGGTCTTCCGTCGCTTCGGCGACCGCACCGGCCTGCTGACCGCGCTCCTCGACCATTCCGAACGCAACTTCCAGGCCGCGTTCCTGACCGGTCCCGCGCCCCTGGGGCCGGGCGCGGAGCCGGTGGAGCGGCTGAGGGCGTTCGGTGTCGCCATGCTCCGGCGTGCCGTCGACGAACTGGACCTGCAACTGGCGGCGGAGCCCGGCCCGGACCGCCGGTACTCCGTGCCGCCGCGCCGTGTGCACCACAGCCATGTGGCGCTGCTGCTGCGCGAGGCCCTGCCCGACGCGGACGCCGAGCTGCTCGCCCACACGCTGATGGGGTACCTCAGCCCGGTCCTCGTCCACCACCTCACCCGGCAGTGCGGACTGCCGCCGGCGCGCCTGGAGGCGGGCTGGAGCGAACTGGTCGACCGGGTCACGAGCGGGGTGACCGGCGGCCCGGCGAGCGGGCCGGTGCTCCGAGGCATGCCGTAA
- a CDS encoding LLM class F420-dependent oxidoreductase, producing the protein MRVGVHINQFGGTGGAAALGAELAAAGAAAEAAGVSRLSVMDHYFQMEFNGGAEAPMLEAYTTLGYLAAHTSTVRLGALVTGVTYRHPGLLAKIATTLDVLSGGRASLGIGAAWYDREHEGLGVAFPPTAERFERLEETLRIVLRMWDPKDDGPFEGAYYRLAETLCVPAPVSAPHPEILIGGGGERKTLRLVARYADACNLFASTPEEVRHKLDVLRGHCAAEERDYDTVLKTITYSGDAATEGDLDGLLRDLSGYTGLGIDTVILAPRLGETSGWIESFVGPAVRRLAELD; encoded by the coding sequence ATGCGGGTGGGCGTGCACATCAACCAGTTCGGCGGCACCGGGGGCGCGGCGGCGCTGGGTGCCGAACTCGCGGCGGCCGGTGCCGCGGCGGAGGCGGCCGGGGTCAGCCGGCTGTCGGTGATGGACCACTACTTCCAGATGGAGTTCAACGGCGGAGCCGAGGCCCCCATGCTGGAGGCATACACGACCCTGGGCTATCTCGCGGCCCACACCTCCACCGTCAGGCTCGGCGCGCTCGTGACGGGGGTGACCTACCGTCACCCGGGGCTGCTCGCCAAGATCGCCACCACGCTCGACGTGCTGTCCGGCGGACGGGCCTCGCTGGGCATCGGCGCCGCCTGGTACGACCGCGAGCACGAGGGGCTGGGGGTGGCGTTCCCGCCGACGGCCGAGCGGTTCGAGCGGCTCGAGGAGACGCTGCGGATCGTCCTGCGGATGTGGGACCCGAAGGACGACGGGCCGTTCGAGGGCGCGTACTACCGGCTTGCCGAGACCCTGTGCGTGCCGGCTCCGGTCAGCGCCCCGCACCCCGAGATCCTGATCGGCGGCGGGGGCGAGCGCAAGACGCTGCGGCTGGTCGCCCGGTACGCGGACGCCTGCAACCTCTTCGCCTCGACGCCCGAGGAGGTCCGGCACAAGCTGGACGTCCTGCGCGGGCACTGCGCGGCCGAGGAGCGCGACTACGACACCGTCCTGAAGACGATCACCTACTCCGGCGACGCCGCCACCGAGGGCGACCTCGACGGGCTGCTCCGCGATCTCTCCGGCTACACGGGGCTCGGTATCGACACGGTGATCCTCGCCCCGCGCCTGGGCGAGACGTCCGGCTGGATCGAGAGCTTCGTGGGGCCCGCCGTGCGGCGCCTGGCCGAACTCGACTGA
- a CDS encoding aldehyde dehydrogenase family protein: MPLLDPQNWQSRTLSGPRYTVTEPATGDALGTVFLAGAEDVRPAAEAARAAQAEWARLPHFVRAGVLRKAGDLFTEHADELREWIVRESGSIAGKADFELHVAAQECYEAAALASRPAGQVLPSEAPRLSYTRRVPVGVVGVISPFNAPLILSIRSVAPALALGNAVVLKPDPRTAVCGGLALAAVFAQAGLPEGLLHVLPGGAETGAALVADPRVPVISFTGSTGAGRAVGEAAGRHLKRAHLELGGNSALIVLEDADLDAVISTAAWGSFFHQGQICMTTGRHLVHASLYEEYVERLAAKADALAVGDPHRAQVHLGPLIDDGQLGKVHGLVEASTAAGAKLAAGGTHDSLFYRPTVLAGVDDDTPAYAEEVFGPVAPVRSFTTADEAAALAARSSYGLSLGIVTRDPASGLDLAERIPTGIVHINDQTVNDEAVAPFGGVAASGTGARFGGEANLEAFTDVRWTTVRGDVAPYPF; encoded by the coding sequence ATGCCGTTGCTCGACCCCCAGAACTGGCAGTCCCGCACCCTGTCGGGCCCCCGGTACACCGTCACCGAGCCCGCCACCGGCGATGCGCTGGGCACGGTCTTCCTGGCCGGCGCGGAGGACGTCCGCCCGGCCGCCGAGGCCGCCCGCGCGGCACAGGCCGAGTGGGCCCGCCTGCCGCACTTCGTCCGCGCCGGCGTGCTGCGCAAGGCCGGCGACCTGTTCACGGAGCACGCGGACGAACTGCGCGAGTGGATCGTGCGCGAGTCCGGCTCCATAGCGGGCAAGGCCGACTTCGAGCTGCACGTCGCCGCCCAGGAGTGCTACGAGGCCGCGGCCCTCGCCTCCCGCCCGGCAGGCCAGGTGCTGCCCAGCGAGGCGCCCCGGCTTTCCTACACCCGCCGGGTGCCCGTCGGCGTCGTCGGCGTGATCTCCCCGTTCAACGCCCCGCTGATCCTGTCGATCCGCTCCGTCGCCCCGGCCCTCGCGCTCGGCAACGCCGTCGTCCTCAAGCCGGACCCGCGCACGGCGGTGTGCGGCGGTCTGGCGCTGGCCGCGGTCTTCGCGCAGGCGGGCCTGCCCGAGGGCCTGCTGCACGTCCTGCCGGGCGGCGCCGAGACCGGCGCGGCCCTGGTCGCCGACCCGCGGGTGCCGGTGATCTCCTTCACCGGGTCCACCGGCGCCGGACGGGCGGTCGGCGAGGCCGCCGGGCGCCACCTCAAGCGGGCCCACCTGGAACTGGGCGGCAACTCCGCCCTGATCGTGCTGGAGGACGCCGACCTGGACGCGGTGATCTCCACGGCTGCCTGGGGCTCGTTCTTCCACCAGGGCCAGATCTGCATGACCACCGGCCGCCACCTCGTGCACGCCTCCCTCTACGAGGAGTACGTCGAGCGGCTCGCCGCGAAGGCCGACGCCCTCGCCGTCGGCGACCCGCACCGCGCGCAGGTGCACCTCGGCCCGCTCATCGACGACGGCCAACTCGGCAAGGTGCACGGCCTGGTGGAGGCCAGCACGGCGGCCGGCGCGAAGCTCGCCGCGGGCGGCACGCACGACAGCCTCTTCTACCGGCCGACCGTCCTCGCGGGCGTCGACGACGACACCCCCGCCTACGCGGAGGAGGTGTTCGGCCCGGTGGCGCCCGTCCGCTCCTTCACCACGGCCGACGAGGCGGCGGCCCTGGCCGCGCGCAGCTCCTACGGCCTCTCGCTCGGCATCGTCACCCGCGACCCCGCCAGCGGCCTCGACCTCGCCGAACGCATCCCGACCGGCATCGTCCACATCAACGACCAGACGGTGAACGACGAGGCGGTCGCGCCCTTCGGCGGGGTGGCCGCCTCCGGCACCGGCGCGCGCTTCGGCGGCGAGGCCAATCTGGAGGCCTTCACCGACGTGCGCTGGACGACCGTGCGCGGGGACGTGGCGCCTTACCCCTTCTAG
- a CDS encoding peptide deformylase yields MSSPIPRAPLAERIEELLAPGGPLPIVAAGDPVLRTGTERYDGQLEPALLARFVEALRTTMHAAPGVGLAAPQVGVELRIAVIEDPAPVPQEMRLVRGRVPQPFRVLVNPSYEAAGPARAAFFEGCLSVPGYQAVVARHAEVRLTGSDEHGRPLDEVFGGWPARIVQHETDHLDGVLYLDRAEPRSLCANQAVLERWTQPTAEEAARALGFELP; encoded by the coding sequence ATGTCATCTCCCATCCCCCGCGCGCCCCTTGCCGAGCGGATCGAGGAACTCCTCGCCCCCGGTGGCCCGTTGCCCATCGTCGCGGCCGGCGACCCCGTCCTGCGGACCGGCACGGAGCGCTACGACGGCCAGCTCGAACCCGCCCTGCTGGCGCGGTTCGTGGAGGCCCTGCGCACCACCATGCACGCGGCGCCGGGTGTCGGTCTGGCCGCTCCGCAGGTCGGGGTGGAACTGCGGATCGCCGTCATCGAGGACCCGGCGCCGGTGCCGCAGGAGATGCGGCTGGTCCGCGGCCGGGTGCCCCAGCCGTTCCGGGTGCTCGTCAACCCGTCCTACGAGGCGGCCGGTCCGGCCCGCGCCGCATTCTTCGAGGGCTGTCTGAGCGTGCCGGGCTACCAGGCGGTGGTGGCCCGGCACGCCGAGGTGCGGCTGACCGGCTCGGACGAGCACGGCCGGCCGCTGGACGAGGTGTTCGGCGGCTGGCCCGCCCGGATCGTCCAGCACGAGACGGACCATCTCGACGGCGTGCTCTACCTCGACCGGGCCGAGCCGCGCTCGCTCTGCGCCAACCAGGCCGTGCTCGAGCGCTGGACGCAGCCCACGGCCGAGGAGGCGGCGCGGGCGCTGGGCTTCGAACTGCCCTGA
- a CDS encoding dihydrolipoyl dehydrogenase family protein: MTESETNVYDVVVLGAGPVGENVADRTRAAGLTTAVVESELVGGECSYWACMPSKALLRPVIARADARRLPGLREAVQGPLDTAAVLARRNWFTGDWTDDGQVEWIKSIGADLHRGHGRLTGPRTVTVGDKVLTARHAVVVATGTRAALPGLPGLSEVGPWTSREATSARSAPGRLVVVGGGVVATEMATAWQALGSQVTLLVRGKGLLDRMEPFAGELVAAALTEAGADVRTGTSVASVSRTDGVVVVVTDTGERIEADEILFAVGRAPRTDDIGLETVGLTPGSWLDVDDSLRVTGTDWLYGVGDVNHRALLTHQGKYQARIAGAAIVARAAGTDLPQSDPWSAHAATADHECVPQVVFTDPEAAAVGLSLAEAEAAGHRVRAVDVDMSSVAGAGLYAEGYNGRARMVVDLEREILLGVTFVGPGVGELIHSATVAVVGQVPVARLWHAVPSYPTLSEVWLRLLEALRDS; this comes from the coding sequence ATGACGGAATCGGAAACCAACGTGTACGACGTCGTGGTGCTCGGGGCCGGGCCCGTGGGGGAGAACGTCGCCGACCGCACCCGTGCGGCCGGCCTCACCACCGCGGTCGTGGAGAGCGAACTGGTCGGCGGCGAGTGCTCGTACTGGGCGTGCATGCCCAGCAAGGCCCTGCTGCGCCCGGTCATCGCCCGCGCGGACGCCCGCAGGCTGCCCGGCCTGCGCGAGGCGGTGCAGGGCCCGCTGGACACGGCGGCGGTCCTCGCCCGCCGCAACTGGTTCACCGGCGACTGGACGGACGACGGCCAGGTCGAGTGGATCAAGAGCATCGGCGCGGATCTCCACCGCGGCCACGGCAGACTGACCGGCCCGCGCACGGTGACGGTCGGGGACAAGGTGCTCACGGCCCGCCACGCGGTCGTCGTCGCCACCGGCACCCGCGCCGCCCTGCCCGGCCTGCCCGGCCTCTCCGAGGTCGGGCCCTGGACCAGCCGGGAGGCCACCAGCGCCCGCTCGGCGCCCGGCCGGCTCGTCGTGGTCGGCGGGGGAGTCGTCGCCACCGAGATGGCCACCGCCTGGCAGGCGCTCGGCTCGCAGGTCACCCTGCTGGTGCGGGGCAAGGGCCTGCTCGACCGGATGGAGCCGTTCGCCGGAGAACTGGTCGCCGCGGCGCTCACCGAGGCCGGGGCGGACGTGCGCACCGGCACCTCGGTGGCGTCGGTGAGCCGCACCGACGGTGTCGTCGTGGTCGTCACCGACACCGGCGAACGCATCGAGGCCGACGAGATCCTCTTCGCGGTCGGCCGTGCCCCGCGCACCGACGACATCGGGCTGGAGACGGTCGGCCTGACCCCCGGCTCCTGGCTCGACGTCGACGACAGCCTGCGCGTCACCGGCACCGACTGGCTGTACGGGGTGGGCGACGTCAACCACCGCGCCCTCCTCACCCACCAGGGCAAGTACCAGGCGCGGATCGCGGGCGCCGCCATCGTCGCCCGCGCCGCCGGCACCGACCTGCCGCAGAGCGACCCGTGGAGCGCCCACGCCGCCACCGCGGACCACGAGTGCGTCCCGCAGGTCGTCTTCACCGACCCGGAGGCGGCCGCCGTCGGCCTCTCGCTCGCCGAGGCGGAAGCGGCCGGACACCGGGTGCGGGCCGTCGACGTCGACATGTCCTCGGTGGCCGGGGCGGGTCTGTACGCGGAGGGCTACAACGGACGCGCCCGGATGGTCGTCGACCTGGAACGGGAGATCCTGCTCGGGGTCACCTTCGTCGGCCCGGGGGTCGGCGAACTGATCCACTCCGCGACCGTCGCCGTCGTCGGCCAGGTGCCCGTCGCCCGGCTCTGGCACGCCGTCCCGTCCTACCCCACCCTCAGCGAGGTGTGGCTGAGGCTGCTGGAGGCGCTCAGGGACAGCTGA
- a CDS encoding LacI family DNA-binding transcriptional regulator, whose protein sequence is MPYVMVQIPNTPAPTMPPAPRSVPTSADVARLAGVSRATVSYVLNNAGAVRISEPTRRRVRAAAEELGYVPHAAARALRAGHSRMVLMPTLPVPAGPLYSQFVHDFQGALSSLDYTVVQYGATGQGDDDAARAWAELRPVAVLVAGPGLGPEGVAVLKRSGARAVVTLSPEAVEGARAVPLDHADVGRSAAGHLYARGRRRIGVVVPAERGMEMFSAPRLAGAREALHGSDATVTELSLAYTEESAAALAARWPGLGLDAVFAYNDEYAMLLMRALLDAGLRVPQDVAVIGADDLMLGRLLRPRLSTVRIELPSGRELASLVDRAVRSPAAAPESHEPYGATVVQRDSS, encoded by the coding sequence ATGCCGTACGTCATGGTGCAGATACCGAACACGCCCGCGCCGACGATGCCGCCGGCGCCGCGCTCCGTGCCCACCAGCGCCGACGTGGCCCGCCTGGCCGGCGTCTCCCGCGCGACCGTCTCCTACGTCCTGAACAACGCAGGCGCCGTACGTATCAGTGAGCCCACCCGCCGCCGGGTCCGCGCCGCGGCCGAGGAGCTCGGGTACGTGCCGCACGCGGCCGCCCGGGCCCTGCGGGCCGGACACAGCCGCATGGTCCTGATGCCCACGCTGCCCGTCCCGGCGGGCCCGCTCTACTCCCAGTTCGTGCACGACTTCCAGGGGGCGCTCAGCAGCCTCGACTACACCGTCGTCCAGTACGGCGCCACCGGGCAGGGCGACGACGACGCGGCCCGGGCCTGGGCCGAACTGCGGCCGGTCGCCGTGCTGGTGGCCGGTCCCGGCCTCGGCCCCGAGGGCGTCGCCGTCCTCAAGCGGTCCGGCGCCCGGGCCGTGGTGACGCTCAGCCCCGAGGCGGTCGAGGGGGCCCGCGCGGTGCCCCTGGACCACGCGGACGTCGGCCGCAGCGCCGCAGGGCACCTGTACGCCCGCGGCCGCCGCCGGATCGGCGTGGTCGTGCCCGCGGAGCGGGGCATGGAGATGTTCTCCGCGCCCCGCCTCGCCGGCGCGCGCGAGGCCCTGCACGGTTCGGACGCCACCGTCACCGAGCTGTCCCTGGCCTACACGGAGGAGTCCGCGGCCGCCCTCGCCGCCCGGTGGCCCGGGCTCGGTCTCGACGCCGTCTTCGCCTACAACGACGAGTACGCCATGCTGCTGATGCGCGCCCTGCTGGACGCGGGCTTACGTGTTCCCCAGGACGTGGCCGTGATCGGCGCCGACGACCTGATGCTCGGGCGGCTGCTGCGGCCGCGGCTCAGCACGGTCCGGATCGAGCTGCCCTCCGGCCGGGAACTCGCCTCGCTGGTCGACCGGGCGGTGCGCAGCCCCGCGGCCGCCCCCGAGTCGCACGAGCCGTACGGAGCCACCGTGGTGCAGCGCGACTCCAGCTGA
- the trxA gene encoding thioredoxin — translation MSSTVELTKENFDQTVTDNDFVLIDFWAAWCGPCRQFAPVYDKAAQENPDLVFGKVDTEAQPELAAAFGIQSIPTLMIVRDRVAVFAQPGALPEAALTDVIGQARKLDMDEVRKSVEEQQAKAGADGTPQAEGA, via the coding sequence ATGAGCAGCACCGTGGAGCTCACCAAGGAGAACTTCGACCAGACGGTCACCGACAACGACTTCGTCCTGATCGACTTCTGGGCGGCCTGGTGCGGTCCGTGCCGGCAGTTCGCCCCGGTCTACGACAAGGCGGCGCAGGAGAACCCGGACCTGGTGTTCGGCAAGGTGGACACCGAGGCGCAGCCGGAACTGGCCGCGGCCTTCGGTATCCAGTCCATCCCGACGCTGATGATCGTGCGGGACCGCGTCGCCGTGTTCGCCCAGCCGGGCGCCCTGCCCGAGGCCGCCCTCACGGACGTCATCGGACAGGCGCGCAAGCTCGACATGGACGAGGTCCGCAAGTCGGTCGAGGAGCAGCAGGCGAAGGCCGGCGCGGACGGCACCCCGCAGGCCGAGGGCGCCTGA
- a CDS encoding PepSY-associated TM helix domain-containing protein: protein MSTAPPTSPAPGPAPAEGQPSDEDPRTAAPAPKSRGPWAPLRPLVLRLHFYAGVFVAPFLLVAAVTGFLYAGAFQAEKLVYAHEMTVPAGDTKLPVSQQVDAARKAHPEGTVSAVRPSPEDDASTRVMLSGVEGVGAGHTLAVFVDPYTAEVRGSLEQYGSTGALPLRTWIDEFHRDLHLGENGRLYSELAASWLWVIAGGGLVLWFSRRRALRKVRATQGRRRTLGLHGTVGVWAAAGFIFLSATGLTWSTYAGANIDVLRTSLGQATPSVSAATGGGEHAGHDAASGAGGDGEHGVGLDAVLAAARAEGLGDPVEIVPPADASTAYVVKQVQRSWPEKQDAVAVDPATGKVTDVLRFDDHPLLAKLTRWGIDLHTGVLFGLANQLALMLLAASLVLLIVWGYRMWWQRGRGSSFGRPIPRGAWAQVPPYVLVPLMATVAVLGWFVPLLGIPLVGFLAVDVVLGEIAHRRGRRTAA from the coding sequence ATGTCCACCGCACCCCCGACCTCCCCCGCCCCCGGCCCCGCTCCGGCGGAAGGGCAGCCCTCGGACGAGGATCCGCGGACGGCGGCCCCCGCGCCGAAGTCCCGCGGCCCCTGGGCCCCGCTGCGCCCGCTCGTGCTGCGGCTGCACTTCTACGCCGGCGTGTTCGTCGCCCCGTTCCTGCTGGTCGCCGCCGTCACCGGATTCCTGTACGCGGGAGCCTTCCAGGCCGAGAAGCTCGTCTACGCGCACGAGATGACCGTGCCCGCCGGCGACACGAAGCTGCCCGTCTCCCAGCAGGTGGACGCCGCCCGCAAGGCCCACCCCGAGGGCACGGTCTCGGCCGTGCGCCCCTCGCCCGAGGACGACGCCAGCACCCGTGTGATGCTCTCCGGCGTCGAGGGCGTCGGCGCCGGCCACACCCTCGCCGTCTTCGTCGACCCCTACACCGCCGAAGTGCGCGGTTCCCTCGAACAGTACGGCTCGACCGGCGCGCTGCCCCTGCGTACCTGGATCGACGAGTTCCACCGTGACCTGCACCTCGGCGAGAACGGCCGGCTCTACAGCGAACTCGCCGCCAGCTGGCTGTGGGTGATCGCGGGCGGCGGTCTGGTGCTCTGGTTCTCCCGCCGCCGCGCCCTGCGCAAGGTCCGCGCCACCCAGGGAAGGCGCCGCACCCTGGGCCTGCACGGCACCGTCGGCGTCTGGGCGGCGGCCGGCTTCATCTTCCTGTCGGCGACCGGACTGACCTGGTCCACCTATGCCGGCGCCAACATCGACGTCCTGCGCACCTCCCTCGGCCAGGCCACCCCCTCGGTCTCGGCGGCCACCGGCGGCGGCGAGCACGCGGGTCACGACGCGGCCTCCGGCGCGGGCGGGGACGGCGAGCACGGTGTCGGCCTCGACGCGGTGCTCGCCGCCGCGCGCGCCGAGGGGCTGGGCGACCCGGTCGAGATCGTCCCGCCGGCCGACGCCTCCACCGCGTACGTGGTCAAGCAGGTCCAGCGCAGCTGGCCCGAGAAGCAGGACGCGGTGGCCGTCGACCCGGCCACCGGGAAGGTGACCGACGTCCTGCGCTTCGACGACCACCCGCTGCTCGCCAAGCTGACCCGCTGGGGCATCGACCTGCACACCGGCGTCCTGTTCGGCCTGGCCAACCAGCTCGCGCTGATGCTCCTCGCGGCGTCCCTGGTCCTGCTGATCGTGTGGGGCTACCGCATGTGGTGGCAGCGCGGACGTGGTTCCTCCTTCGGCCGTCCGATCCCGCGCGGCGCCTGGGCGCAGGTCCCGCCGTACGTCCTGGTCCCGCTGATGGCGACGGTCGCCGTGCTCGGCTGGTTCGTCCCGCTGCTCGGCATTCCGCTGGTTGGGTTCCTCGCCGTGGACGTCGTCCTCGGCGAGATCGCGCACCGGCGGGGGCGGCGGACGGCCGCCTGA
- a CDS encoding NADPH-dependent FMN reductase translates to MSVRILALVGSLRAGSTNRQLAEAAVKVAPEGADVDLFEGLAEIPFYNEDLDVEGSVPAAAAKLREAAQAADAFLLFSPEYNGTIPAVLKNAIDWLSRPYGAGAFGGKPVAVVGTAFGQFGGVWAQDEARKAVGIAGGRVIEDLKLSIPGSLTRFAETHPVDDAEVAAQLTEVVARLHGHAGEVVAA, encoded by the coding sequence ATGTCTGTCCGCATCCTTGCGCTCGTCGGCAGCCTTCGCGCCGGTTCGACCAACCGCCAGCTCGCCGAGGCGGCCGTCAAGGTCGCTCCCGAGGGCGCCGATGTCGACCTCTTCGAGGGCCTTGCCGAGATCCCCTTCTACAACGAGGACCTCGACGTCGAGGGCAGCGTCCCGGCCGCCGCCGCGAAGCTGCGTGAGGCCGCCCAGGCCGCCGACGCCTTCCTGCTCTTCTCCCCCGAGTACAACGGCACCATCCCGGCCGTCCTGAAGAACGCCATCGACTGGCTGTCCCGCCCCTACGGCGCCGGCGCCTTCGGCGGCAAGCCCGTAGCCGTGGTCGGCACCGCGTTCGGCCAGTTCGGCGGCGTGTGGGCGCAGGACGAGGCCCGCAAGGCCGTGGGCATCGCCGGCGGCCGAGTGATCGAGGACCTCAAGCTCTCGATCCCGGGCTCGCTGACCCGCTTCGCCGAGACCCACCCGGTGGACGACGCCGAGGTCGCCGCGCAGCTGACCGAGGTCGTCGCCCGTCTGCACGGTCACGCGGGCGAGGTCGTGGCCGCCTGA
- a CDS encoding ATP-binding protein, translated as MSSPAQFRSRESAPVRDSARTAAQYLTGSRAGFVQAREFTRRTLDAWSLEHRADDAVTVVTELAANAVLHALPHTSTDAFHVRLRLTLRRSHLVCAVTDPGDSLPVYPHTADALLEHGRGLHIIEALSEHWGWTRRSPVGKTVWAMLPTRLPS; from the coding sequence GTGTCGTCACCTGCGCAGTTCCGGAGCCGCGAGTCCGCCCCCGTCCGCGACTCGGCCAGAACCGCCGCCCAGTACCTCACGGGCAGCCGGGCGGGATTCGTCCAGGCACGGGAGTTCACCCGGCGCACCCTCGACGCCTGGTCGCTGGAGCACCGCGCCGACGACGCGGTCACCGTCGTCACCGAACTGGCCGCCAACGCCGTCCTGCACGCGCTCCCGCACACCTCGACGGACGCGTTCCATGTGCGGCTGCGGCTCACCCTGCGCCGCTCGCACCTGGTCTGCGCGGTGACCGACCCGGGCGACAGCCTGCCCGTCTACCCGCACACCGCGGACGCCCTCCTGGAACACGGGCGCGGACTGCACATCATCGAGGCCCTCTCCGAGCACTGGGGCTGGACCCGCCGCTCCCCCGTGGGCAAGACCGTCTGGGCGATGCTGCCGACCCGCCTGCCGTCCTGA
- a CDS encoding pirin family protein: MSNLDRAPVPSVCGGRGFVVAEPVRELLSPRRVKLGGTTEVRRLLPNLGRRMIGAWAFVDHYGPDDIADEPGMQVAPHPHMGLQTVSWLHEGEVLHRDSTGSLQTIRPRELGLMTSGRAISHSEESPRSHARYLHGAQLWVALPDAHRHTDAHFEHHADLPTVTAPGLTATVILGGLDGSVSPGTAYTPLVGADLSLARGADVRLPLEPDFEYGVLSMSGEAEVDGVTVLPGSMLYLGCGRTELRLRAESDAGLMLLGGEPFEEELVMWWNFVGRSQEEIEQARADWTNGTRFGEVKGYDGDPLRAPALPATPLKPRGRVR, encoded by the coding sequence ATGAGCAACCTTGACCGCGCTCCCGTACCGAGCGTGTGCGGCGGCCGTGGATTCGTCGTCGCCGAACCCGTCCGTGAACTGCTGAGCCCCCGGCGGGTGAAGCTCGGCGGGACGACCGAGGTCCGCCGGCTGCTGCCCAACCTCGGCCGCCGCATGATCGGCGCCTGGGCCTTCGTCGACCACTACGGCCCCGACGACATCGCCGACGAGCCCGGGATGCAGGTCGCGCCGCATCCGCACATGGGTCTCCAGACCGTCAGCTGGCTGCACGAGGGCGAGGTGCTGCACCGGGACTCGACCGGCAGCCTCCAGACCATCCGCCCCAGGGAACTCGGGCTGATGACCTCGGGGCGGGCGATCAGCCACTCCGAGGAGAGCCCGCGCTCGCACGCCCGCTATCTGCACGGCGCCCAGCTGTGGGTCGCGCTGCCCGACGCCCACCGGCACACCGACGCCCACTTCGAGCACCACGCCGACCTGCCCACGGTCACGGCCCCCGGTCTCACGGCCACCGTGATCCTCGGCGGGCTCGACGGCTCCGTCTCCCCCGGAACGGCGTACACGCCCCTCGTGGGCGCCGATCTGTCCCTCGCCCGGGGTGCCGACGTCCGGCTGCCGCTGGAGCCGGACTTCGAGTACGGCGTGCTGTCGATGTCCGGCGAGGCGGAGGTGGACGGGGTGACCGTGCTGCCGGGCTCGATGCTCTACCTCGGCTGCGGCCGCACCGAACTGCGACTGCGGGCCGAGTCGGACGCGGGCCTGATGCTGCTCGGCGGCGAGCCCTTCGAGGAGGAGCTCGTCATGTGGTGGAACTTCGTCGGCAGGTCCCAGGAGGAGATCGAGCAGGCCCGCGCGGACTGGACGAACGGCACCCGCTTCGGCGAGGTGAAGGGCTACGACGGCGACCCCCTGCGCGCCCCGGCGCTCCCGGCGACCCCGCTGAAGCCGCGCGGACGGGTGCGCTGA